A region of Anguilla anguilla isolate fAngAng1 chromosome 18, fAngAng1.pri, whole genome shotgun sequence DNA encodes the following proteins:
- the mdh1ab gene encoding malate dehydrogenase 1Ab, NAD (soluble), which produces MTDPIRVLVTGAAGQIAYSLLYGIAKGDVFGKDQPIILVLLDITPMMPVLDGVVMELQDCALPLLREVIPTDKEEVAFKDLDAAILVGSMPRKEGMERKDLLRANVAIFKSQGAALDKYAKKTVKVLVVGNPANTNCLIAAKSAPSIPKENFSCLTRLDHNRARSQVAMRVGVSANNVKNIIIWGNHSSTQYPDVHHAKVNFQGKEMAAFDAVKDDSWIKGDFISTVQQRGAAVIKARKLSSAMSAAKAICDHMRDIWTGTPEGEFVSMGIYSSGNSYGVPDDLIYSFPVTIKNKSWKIVEGLAINDFSRGKLDATAAELVEERDTAVSFLGV; this is translated from the exons ATG ACTGACCCCATTAGAGTTTTGGTGACGGGTGCTGCTGGTCAGATTGCCTATTCCCTTCTTTATGGCATCGCGAAGGGTGACGTATTCGGCAAGGATCAG CCAATCATCCTTGTCCTGCTGGACATCACGCCCATGATGCCAGTCCTTGATGGAGTGGTCATGGAGCTTCAGGACTGTGCCCTCCCACTTCTGAGAG AGGTGATCCCAACAGACAAAGAGGAGGTGGCATTTAAGGACCTGGATGCTGCCATTCTGGTGGGCTCCATGCCCAGGAAGGAGGGCATGGAGAGGAAGGACCTGCTGAGGGCCAACGTGGCCATCTTCAAGTCCCAGGGGGCTGCCCTGGACAAGTACGCCAAGAAGACCGTCAAG GTCCTGGTCGTTGGAAATCCAGCAAACACCAACTGCTTGATTGCGGCCAAGTCTGCCCCATCCATCCCCAAGGAGAACTTCTCCTGCCTGACCCGCTTGGACCACAACAGGGCCCGCTCACAG GTGGCCATGCGTGTTGGCGTGTCTGCCAACAATGTGAAGAACATCATCATCTGGGGGAACCACTCCTCCACCCAGTACCCTGATGTCCACCACGCCAAGGTCAACTTCCAGGGCAAAGAGATGGCTGCCTTTGATGCTGTGAAAGATGACAGCTGGATCAAGGGGGATTTCATATCT acCGTGCAGCAGCGCGGGGCTGCCGTCATCAAGGCCAGGAAGCTGTCCAGCGCCATGTCGGCAGCGAAGGCCATCTGCGACCACATGAGGGACATCTGGACCGGCACCCCCGAG GGCGAGTTCGTCTCCATGGGGATCTATTCCTCCGGGAACTCCTACGGCGTGCCCGATGACCTCATCTACTCATTTCCTGTTACAATCAAG AATAAGTCCTGGAAGATCGTGGAGGGGCTGGCGATCAACGACTTCTCGCGTGGGAAGCTGGACGCCACGGCCGcggagctggtggaggagagggacacCGCCGTCTCCTTCCTGGGCGTCTGA